Within the Halobaculum limi genome, the region ATGGTCACCAGCAAACTCCAGAAAGCCCGCAATGAGGTCATCTTTCGAGTCGTAGTGGTAGTACAGCAGGGATTTGCTCTTCTCGAACTCCTCGGCAATGTGGGCAACGCTCAACTCGGCGTACCCGTGGGTCCGCAACGCTCGATAGGTCGCTTCCATAATGAGGGTGTTCACGTCCGGTTGCTCGACTGCGTCGCAGTCGGCGACCTGTTCGGACCCCTCTGTCCCGTCGCTCATCAGTTATTCACTCTCGCGGGGCAACGGTAATGAACTCCTCGGAGTGGGCGACCCATACGAGAGACCCGACTCACGGTCGAATCACCCACGAAGCGCCTCCACGGGTCGTTTTCGGGCCGCTGCCCACGCGGGGTAGATACCCGCGAGGATACTCGCGATGATGCCGAACGCCATCCCGCCGACGACGTACTGCAGTCCCTCCCACGAGAATCCGAACGCCGCACCGAGGAGTGCGTCATTGATGATCGCGACGACACCGAGCGCGAGCGCTCCGCCCAACAGCGACCCACCGATGCCGAGTAACGCCGCCTCCGCGAGCATAATCCGGACGATATCGGATTTTTCGTAGCCCACCGCTCGGAGGACGCCGATCTCTTCACGACGCTCGATAGCTGCCATCAGCATCACGTTCGCGATGGAGACACCGGCGACGACCAGTGAGATGGCCCCGATGCCGACGAGGAAGAGGTTGATGAGGCGGAACGCCTCGTCGATCTGCTCGGCCACGTCGCCGCGTTCGAACACCCCGACGATCTGTCGGCGGCCGTTGAACGTGCGCTTGATGCTCATCGCCGTTTCGTTGGCGACGGTCGCATCCTCTGAGCGGACGATCACCTGCGCGTAGCGGTCACCGTCGAACTCGCTGGGCGGCAACACGAACGCGTCGTTCGGGTTGGCGATGGCGGCTTGCCCCTCCTGGGCGAGTATCGCCTTCACGCGGTAGGACTCGGTCGTCGTCTGCACCTGTCCGTCCTCGACGCTGGTGCGCCGAAGCGTCACTTTCGACCCCGGGCGGAGGTCGTACCGGTCGGCCAGCGTTGAGCCGACGAGCAGGCCATTGCGCCAGTTTGCGGGAATCGACCCCTCGCGGACCTCGTAGAGTCCTCCAGGGTCGTCGACGCCGTAGAGTGTGGCGCTGCCCGCCGCCGCGCCGTCGTCGAGGACCTCGGCGTTCTCCTGTCGCAACGGTACGATCTCTGCCGTGCCGCTCACCCGGTCGATGGTCCCGACGTCGGACTCGGTGAGGTAGCCGTTCTCGTTGTCCTCGCCCGCGAACACCTGGACGTCGGCGCCGATGGTGCCGAGCGTGTCCAGTTGCGACTCCTTGAACGCGACGCCGCCCGCGCCGATAGCGCCGATGGCGACGACGCCGATGACGATGGCCGCGACCGCGAGGATCGACCGTGTTCGCGCACGCGAGACGTTGCGCCGCGCCATCAACATCGCAGGGAACAGTCCCCACAGGCGGTCAAGCGGATTCATCCGGTGACTGCCTCCGCGTCCTCTCGGACGGTACCGTCGATGAGGTTGACGACGCGGTCTGCGAACTGCGCGACGTAGTCGTCGTGGGTGACGGTGACGACGGCTACGCCTTCATCCGTGATGGCGTCGAATTCCGCGAGAATCTGGTCACCCGTCTCGCGGTCGAGGTTGCCCGTCGGTTCGTCCGCAAGCAGGAGTCGCGGTTCGTTCACGAGCGACCGGGCGATGGCAACCCGTTGTTTCTGCCCACCGGAGAGTTCGTCGGGGTAGTGGTCGAGGCGGTCGCCCAGCCCCATCCGGTCGAGGAGGTCGGCCGCTGTCTCCCGCGTCCGCTTCGGCGTCCGGTCGAGCAGTCGAGGGACTTCGACGTTCTCCACAGCAGTCAGCGTCGGGATGAGGTGGAAACTCTGGAAGACGAAGCCGATGGTCTTCTTTCGACGACGGGTACGTTCAGCGTCGTCAAACGTCTCAACGTCGACGCCGTCCAACTCGACGACGCCGCTGGTGGGCACGTCGAGGAGGCCCAGCATATTGAGCAGCGTCGACTTGCCCGACCCCGAGGGGCCGACGATGGCGACGAACTCGCCGGGGTCGACCCGGAAGTCGATGCCGCGCAGCGCCCGCACCGTCTCGCCGCCGGTGACGTACTCTTTCACCACGTCGCGACCCTGGATGACCGGGTCGACGGCGGCGGTCGGTGTGTCGGCGTTCGCATCCGTGTCTGCGTCGCCAGCGGCGGCAGCCTCGCCGACGGCTTCTCCGAACGGTTGCTCGCCGCCGTCGGTTCGGAACCTACGTCCGGACATCACCGGCGCAACACGAGTGCGGCCCCGAGGGCGACCACGAGGAGACCGAGTGCAGTCGGAACGAGCGGGATTCCTCCGAGCGGGCCGGTCTGCGGTGTCGGCGTCGGCGTCGACAGCACCGACGGTGAGACGCGTACGTCGGTCGTGAATGATTGCTCAACGCCGTCAATAACGTACTCGACGCGGACGGGGACGGTAGTGCGATCACCGGAGAGTTCGGCGTTGAGGTCGAACGAGGCGAAGTCGCTGCCCTCGATCTCACCGACGAAGTAGTCGGGTTGTGGGTCGGCGGGCGTGACGCCATCGGCGTCGGCGACGCTCACTACAACGCTTTGCACGTCCGTGCCACCGACGTTAGCTGCGGTTCCAGCCACCTGCAACACACCGCCGGGGCCGCGCGTCACGCTGACGCCGGTGAGCCGGATCCGACCGGGGTTCTGTGGCTCGGTGAAGTCGGCGTCGAACGTCCGCGTGACCGTCCGGCGGTTCCCGTCATCGGTGTATGATAACTCGACGGTGACGGGGAACTGTCCGGCCTCATCTGCTTGCACCGGGAACGAAAACACGGCCGTCTCGCTGCCGCCGAGTGTCGCGCGAACGCGGCTCTTGGTTCGGAACGCGAGGCCGTCGGCAGCCGAGGAGACACGAACGTCAAGCTGGCTGATCGACCCCGAGAGCCCATTCGCGACCGTCACGTTCACCGTTCGCTCCGCGCCGACGACGGCGTCGGTCACGTCAAGCTCCAGTTGTGGGTTCGGCTGGCGAACGTCGACGGTCACTGGCTGGACGACGTACTTACGGTCACCCTGCGGGCCAAGGAGTGCCGCGTGGACGTACACCGTTTGCTCGCCGGTGTCTTCCAGCGAGACGTTGAACTCGTACGCTCGCTGCGTGCCAGGTGCGAGACCGTCTGAGACATCAAGGGCCGCGAGTTCCTCGTCATCATCGTAGGAGCGACTGGACACCTCAGCGACCGACAGGTCGGTGATGCGGTAGGAGTCGTCGCTGTCATCGTCGTTGCGCAACGTCGTCGTGATGGTGAACGGTTCATCAGGGACAGGATCGTCCGTCGATACGTCGGTCGACATCGTCACGAACGTGTCGGCGGCCGCGGGCGCAGCGACGCCGGCGACGCTTGCGACGACGAGGACGACACACATCGCGAGGGTGGATGAGCGGGGAGGTTGCACAGTCTGCCGGACTCACGTATGGCTCTCCGATAAATATTCTGAACGACCGTTCAACAATTCGATCACACACGAAATACACCCGACCGTGCATACATCAACACCTACTTGTCGGCCGCGTATACACACTCGTGTATGTACATCGGACGCTTCGTCGTTGTCGGCCCGAAAGTAGGTGCATACCGCGTCTCCTCGCGGTCGTTCCCAAACCGCCAGGTGACTCGCCGCGGTGACGACACGCTGACGGTCGTGCCCACGGCCGACGCAGAGGAGACGGACAACCCGTACGTCTCGTACAACTGCGCTCGAACCGCCGGCGAGGGCGTCGTCGTCGGCAACGGGTCGCACGTCGACCCGATCGCAGAGAAGTACGACCGTGGGTACCCCGCTCGCGACGCTCTCGTGGAGGCGTTGCACGCGATGGACTACGAGAAAGACGACTACGACACGCCCCGCGTCGCGGGCGTCGTCGAGGAGGACGCGGGCTACATCGGCATCGTCAGACGGGACGCGCTAGTCGTTCGGGAGGTCGACGAACCACACATCGTCGCCACGTACGAGGAGGACGACCCGCGGGCGTTCGAGTTCGAACCTCGAACTGCCGTCGCTGCAGCGAGAACCGTCTACGGCCTCGACTACGAACACGCCGTCTGTGCCGCCGGCGTCCACGTCGGCGAGGAGGCAGTGAGTTTCGGCATCGAGAACGGCGAGGAGTAGGTAGCCGCGTCCTCGCGAGCGGTCCCCGAATCACCGCTCTCCGTCGCCGGAGGTAACACACATCGCTCCGTAGGCGAGGGTATGCGACTCGGCGTCGTCTCGGACGTCCACGGCAACCGTATCGCTCTCGACGCGGTCCTCGACGATATGCCGCCGGTCGACGGGCTCGTGTGTGCCGGCGACGTGGTCGGGTACAATCCGTGGCCAGCAGCGTGTCTCGAACGCGTGCGTGACTGCGGCGTGCCGACGGTGATGGGCAACCACGACCGCGCGGTGGCGACGGGGACGGCGTTCCGATTCAACCAGATGGCGAGCGCCGGCGTCGAGTACGCCCGCGAGCGACTCGACGACGACGCTATCGAGTGGCTCGCATCGCTCCCCGACCGGCGAACCGTCGCCGACGGGCGGGTCGCGGTCGTCCACGGCCACCCCGCAGACCCCGACCGCTACACCTACCCCGACGACTTCTCGGGCGACCTGCTCGACGTGGCCGCGGACCGCCTCGGCGTCGATGCCGGGGAACTGGACGCGCTGATCCTCGGGCACACGCACGTACAGGGGTACGAGGTGTTTCCAGAAGGCGTCGTCTGCAATCCCGGGAGCGTGGGCCAACCCCGCGACGGCGACCCGCGGGCGGCGTACGCGGTCCTCGACGTGGCGGAGCGAACGGTCGAGCAACGGCGCGTCGAGTACGACATCGACGCCGTCGCCGACGCGGTCGAGGAGGCCGGGTTGCCCGAGCGGATCGGGAGTCGGCTGTACGACGGAAAGTGAGGGCGCGAGGAGACGACGAGGCGACGAGCGGCGACCGGCGACCGGTGACCGCTCAGTAGATGGAGTCGGCCGTCGCCGCCCCGATGACCGAGAAGACAGCGCCGACGCTCATCGCCTTCAGCGTGATGTACACCTGATCACGGAAGGAGATCGGTCCCTCGACGTGGTTCGGGATGAGCGTCGCGGGTGCGTCGAACGACAGCGCGAGGATCAACACCGAGAGATACGAGACGGCGATGAGCGAGACGAACCGGAGCGGGATGCCGCCGACCTCGGCCTCGCGGTCCGGGTCGCGGTCGTCGTCGGCCTTGTACAGCGCACCGTAGCCAACGAGGAAGACGATGACAGCGGTCGTCACCGCCTGGTACCACTCCATTCCGACGGCGAGCCCCCACACCTCGTCGGTGACGACGAACGGCCCGGCTAAGAGGAAGCCACCGACGATTTGTTGGGCGGTGTCCGCGAGGGCGAACCGCCGACTCCGTCCGACCATACCCGCCCACTCACCCTCCCAAGTGAAAAACTCCCCGCGACCGCCGGGTGGTAATTCGACCAAGGGCGACGGCCGGCGGCGACCCTTGCGACAGAGGACAGGATTAAACGCGAACCCGTGCTACCCGGCGGCATGAATCACCACGTATCCGTGAATCGTCGACCGTCTGTCTCCGGGGTGGCGGCGTAGATGCGCGTCGTCGCCAAGTTCGGCGGAACCTCGCTCGGGTCCGGCGAACGCGTCGAACGCGCCGCCGACTCCATCGCCGCGGCCGTCGACGCGGGCCACGAAATCGCCGTCGTCGCCAGCGCGATGGGGTCGACGACCGACGACCTCCTCGACGAGATTACGTTCGACGTCGACGACAAAGACCGCGCAGAGATCGTCTCGATGGGCGAGCGAACTTCCGTGCGGATGCTCAAGGCCGCGCTCGCCGCCCGCGGCGTCAACGCCCTTTTCCTCGAACCCGGACGCGAGGACTGGCCGGTCGTCGCCAACGAGGCCGGCGAGGTCAACGTCGAGGCGACGAAAGAACGCGCGGCGGCACTGGCGGCGGAGATGGACAACACGGTTCCGGTCATCACGGGCTTTCTCGCGGAGACGCTCGACGGTGAAGTGACGACGCTCGGGCGCGGTGGCTCCGACACGACCGCCGTGATGCTCGGGAAGTACATGGACGCCGACGAAGTGGTCATCGTCACCGACGTCGAGGGCGTGATGACCGGCGACCCCCACGTCGTCGAGGGTGCACGCAACGTCGCCTCCATCACCGTCGACGAACTGCGGAACCTCTCGTTCCGCGGCGCGGAGGTGATCGCACCGTCGGCGCTCGTGTACAAAGACGAGGGCCTCAACGTTCGTGTCGTCCACTACCAGCACGGCGACTTGCTCGGCGGTGGCACCCGAATCGAGGGGAGTTTCGAGAACCTCATCGATATGCGCGAGGATCCGTTGGCGTGCATCACTGTCGCAGGGCGAGCAATCCGGAATCGGCCGGGCATTCTCGCGGACCTCTCGCAGTCACTTCGCGGCGAGAGCATCAACATCGACGCCGTCGCCTCCGGGATGGACTCGGTGACGTTCTACGTCGACGTCGACATCTCTGAACGCGCGGAGGCAGCCCTCCACGACGAAGTCGTCGTCGGTGACGGGTCGCTGTCGTCGGTCAGCGTCGAGGGCGATTACGCCGTCGTGCGCGTGATGGGCGGAGAACTCCCGAACCGACCGGGCGTCATCTCCGACATCGTCGGCCCCATCGCCGACGCAGGCATCAACGTCCACGACATCATCACCTCGGCCACCTCCGTCGCCATCTTCGTTTCGTGGGACGACCGCGAGGAAGTGCTCAAAATCGTGCAAGACGAGTTCTGAGGGTCGACACCGAACTCGACGCCGACCGCGACCGAACGCGTTCGCCCGGGCGCGACGGGTGACCCTCTAATTTCCCAACTGAATTTAAGTCGCCGCAGACGGAGTCAGAGGTATGGACTACACGCTCGCCGTCGGCGACACCGAGACGACGATTCCCGGCGGGACCGGGGTACTCCTACTTCACCCGAGTATCGGCGAGACCGACCGCATCGACACGGACTTCCTGAAGGCCGACACCGACAACTTCCTCGTGGTCTCCACACGGACGACCGCTCGCGAGGTCGAACAGAAACTCGAGCACTACGATGTCGACGAGTCGCGTGCGGAGATTCTGGACACCATCTCCGTCGAACGAGGCTACTCGCGCCGGAGCGCCGACCACTTCCACTACGTCTCCTCGCCCGACGACCTCGACGGCGTCGTCTCACAGATCGAGTCGTTCCTCGGCTCACACGCCGGCAAGCGTCGCGTCAGTATCGACTCGCTCACCGAACTGGCGTACTACGCCGACGTCGACGGCGTATACGACGCCACCATCGAGATTCTCGACCTCCTAGACGAACACGAGGCGGTCGGTCTGTTCCACCTCTCTCACGAAGTACACGACGCGGCCGTCCTCGAACGGTTCCGTGACCTGTTCGACGTGGTGATCGACCTCACCGACGACGGTGAAGTGACGGTCGAACTGCCCGAAGAGTGAGGATCGGGCCGCGGCGGCCCCGTCACTCGGCCAGTTTCTCGAACGTCTTCGCTGCCCAGCGAACCGCGTAGTCGGGGCCGTGGTCGCGATACGCCCCGGTATCTAGCGCCGAGAACGGCGCGGGCAGATGGAGGTCGTGTTTCACGGCAGCGCAGGCGTACTCTGTCGCCGCGGTAAACGAGAGGTCGCCGCGTGCGACCTCACCAGACAAGCCGTCGAGGCGGCCGGTGAGTCGTTCGCCCGCGTCCACCCACGCGGCGTAGAGGTCGGGGTGGTCCGCCTCCCAGTCGCGGAACACCTCGCGCGTCTGGAGTCCGACCCACGCGTCGAACAGCGCCGCCGCGAGTTGGTACGTCTCGTTGGGGCCCAGCGGCGTCGCGGCGTCGAGTTCGCGATACGACTCCCCGAAGAACGGCAGGAAGTGTTCGGGCACGTCCAGCGACAGTTCGACGAACGCCTCCCCGAGCAGAAACTCGAGGAAGTCCGCTGGCGTCCCCTCGGACCGTTTCTTCACCAACACGGTCGGCGGGACGGTCTGTCGCGTCCAGACGACGGTGCCGTCGCCGGGCATCCCGATAGTGAAGTCGCTGCCTGCGTAGCGTCGCAGTTGCGCCGGGGCGTTCTCTGGAAGCCACTCAGTCGGATACGCCGCGGGGTCGAGCGAGTCGACTACGAGGCCGAGTTCCTCCGCGGCTTCGGGTGGAAGCGTCTCGAAGTCGGCCGCTGCGTCGAGGACGACGCAGTCGGAGGCGTACGCCTCGCGGGCGGCATCGACGGACGACCCGAGCGAACGGCGCTCGAAGCCGGCCATCTATCCGAACGCGAGAACGAGGATGATCCCGACCGCGAGGACGGCCGAGACGCCGACGGTACCAAGCACGATCTTCGTCGCCTTGCTCATATTCCGACGTGGTATGGCGCGGTGCATAAAGGCTTCAATCCACCACGGCGACGAGACCGACTCCGTCGGCCAGACTGTTGGGCCCGCTCGATCTGTGAGGCTGTTCGGTCCGCTCAATCGGCGTCCGCGGCAGCACCCACGTCGGACTCGCGGGCGACGCGCTTCCACGCGTCACTGTAGTAGCGAGCGAGGTTGACGACCGCCCGCGCATACAGGTCCGCGACGATGGCGGCGTACACCGCAACCAGTCCCAGTCCCATCCCCGGGAGCGAGACGGTGACGGACTCGAGACCGAGCGTCGACGCCAGCGGCCCCGACAGCACCGTCACCGCGTAGCCCGCGGGCAACGCGAGTACCGCCAGCGGGAGGCGGACGGCGTACGTGCCGAGGAGGCCGCCGTACAGCGGCCAGCGAGTGTCGCCCGCGCCGCGAAGCCCCCCGCGCATCGTCCGCGCGACGGCGAAGCCAGCGACGCCGAGGCCGAACACGCGGATGAACGTCACCGTCAGATCGAGGCTCTCCGATCCGAACGCCGCCGCCAGCGGACGCGCAGCGACGACGATGACTGCACCGATGAGCAGTTGCGTGGCCAGCGCCAGTCGAAGTGCCTGCCAGCCGTACTCGTCGGCCTCCTCCTCCTCACCAGCACCGAGCGCCTGCCCGACGAGCGTCGAGGCGGCCGTTGAGTACCCCCACGCCGGCATCAGCGCGAGCAACATCACGCGACGGCCGATGGCGTAGGCGGCGACGACATCGGTGCCGAGGACGCCGAGGATGAACAGGAACGGAAAGCGACCGAACGTCCGCGATAGGCGCGTGCCCGCGAGCGGGAGGCTCACGCGGACGAGTTCGCGGGCGATGTCGGTGTCCCACTGCTTGCCCCGGATCGGGAGTCGAACCGAGTAGCGACCCGACAACAGCGCCCACGCGAAGACGACGCCCGCGAGCGTCGTCGCAGCGAACGTCCCCCACGCCGCGCCGACGACGCCCAGTTCGGGGAACGGGCCGAGGCCGAAGATGAGCGCGGCGTTGAGACCGACGTTGGTCGGGAGGGTGAGGAGACGGACGTACATCGGCGTGCGCGTGTCGCCCGAGCCTGCCAGCGCGCGGGCGGCGATCATCGACCAGAAGCGGAAGGCGACGGAGTACATCACGACGCGGAGGTACGCCCCGCCCAACTCGATGGTTCGCGGATCGTTCGTGAGGACGCCGACGAGCGCCTCGCTGTAGAGGTGCGTGAAGACGGTGATCGGAATTGCGAGTGCGAGTGCGATCCACAGTGACTGCTTGATCGCGAAGTTGGCCTCCGCGGGGTCGTCGGCCCCTTGCAACCGAGAGACGACGCTGATGGTTCCAGAGGTGAGTGCGAGCGCGAGGCCGAACGGGATGAAGTAGTACTGGAAGCCGAACTCGAGTGCGGCGATGGCCGCGCCGCCGGCGTACGTCCCGACCATCAGGAAGTCCGCAACGCGAAGGAGCGTCCGCAGACCGCCGGTCACCATCACGGGAACGGCTAGGTCAAACGCCTCCTCGCCCTTCTTCTGGTCGAGCAGACCGAGCGACGCGAGGAGGCTGGGAAACACAGAGAGGGCCGCCTGGGCGCGCTCGCGCAGCGAAGACAGCATTCGTCGCCGACTGGTAACGCCGAGAGTAAGGGCGTATCGAAACCGGGTGGTTTCGGGTGGAAATGGGTGCCTACACGACGAGCGGTACCCGGGTGCGCGACCGCTGGTGGATGCACGTCGAGAGGATGGATGGCGGTCTGTGGGTGGGGAGACGCACTACTCAGCGTGTGCGGCTCCCCCGAGTACGATCGGGACGATCGGGGTACCGTCGAAGGGGAGTCCGCGTCGCGCTGGCGGTCAGCGGTCGTCCCAGCCTTCCGGCATCTCGATGACGTAGCGGCCGTCCTCGCGCAGCGAGATGATGTACTCCTCGCGGTCGTACAACTCCATCAGGTTGAGTTCGTACTGCCCGGGGCTGACGATGCGGATGGACTCGAACTGGTCGTTGAGTTTCTGCCGCAGGGCGTCGAGGTTGGGGTCGACCGTCTCGGAGCCGTCCGACTCCACAGACGACTCCGCGACCGCGGCGTCGGCAGCCGTCGGTTCTGTAGCGTCCGACTCCGCCGCGGCCGCGAGTTCCTCCTCCGAGACCACGTCGGTCCGGGCACTTGCCTGTGCGCCGTCCTCCGCGTCGGCCGACGGGTGGGTCGGAGCCGGCCCGGTACCGGCGTCTCCGGCATCCGTTGCGGTCGTCGCTTGCGTGGATTTCGTCTGCGTCGACGGGGTCGTGTCCGCGTCGGCGGCGGTGCCGCGACTCGGTGCGTCGACTTCTGGTGTCGCACTGGTTTCGGGCGTCGCGTCGGCCTCAGACGTCACGTCCGCGTCGTCGACGGCATCCGCGGGGCGGTATTGGAACTTGTTGCCGCCACAGCCAGGACACCCCGAGAGCATCTCTTTCGAGCCGTCACCGAACGTCTGCCCGCAGTTGGTACACTGGTGAGGCATCTGTTACCTCCGGGAGACGAGTGCGCTGATCAAGTCCTCGTCTTTGTGCAGCGTCTCGATCTGGTTGGCTGGGCCGATCACGGTGAGCTTGTTCGCCGGCTCCTCTTTCCCGAGGAGGCGGCCCATCAGGCCCTGGTTCGGCTGGTGCGTCGAGGGGTACGTCTCGATCTCGATGCCCGAGAAGTCGTCAGGGCTGATCTCGGTCATCGTGACCTCGATGAGTTTCGACTCCTCCTCCGGTGAGAGTCCCGCTTCGAGGACGACGATGTCGCCGTCGCGGACGCTGTCGAGGATGAGGCGGATCTTCTCCATCGAGGTGAGCCCTTCCATCCGAGCGCCGCTGATCAGGTCGAGTCTGACCCCGTCGTCTGCGTCGTCGGGTGTGGTCGCTTCGGGCATTATCCGAAGTACTCCGCGATCTTCTCGTACACTTCTTCCATATTGTTCCCCTCGAGCGCCGACAGCGGTACCGTCTCGTGTTGCGGGAACGCGTCGGCGATACGTTTCACGTCGGAGTCGTCGAGGTCCGTCTTGTTCGCGAAGATGAGGACCGGCAGGTCCTGGCTCTCGATGATCCCGATGAGCATCGTGTTGACCTGCGTGAACGGGTCCGTCGACGAGTCGAGGACGTAGATGACGCCGTCGACGTCCTCGCGGAGCCAGTGCATCGCCTCCGCGACGCCTTCGGTCGCCTCACGCGACCGCTTGACGGCGTCGTCTTTCTCCATATCGTGGTCGAGGAACTCCTTGTAGTCGACCTTCGTCGTTACACCGGGCGTGTCGACGATGTCGATGGTGACGGTCTTCCCGTTGCGTTCGATAGTGACGTTCTCCTTTCTACGTGCGCGCCGGGTCTCGTGTGGAATGTGACTCTCCGGCCCGACGGCGTCGCCGGTCCAGTCGCGAGCGATACGATTCGCGAGCGTCGTCTTCCCCGCGTTCGGCGGCCCGTAGATACCGATCCGTTTGGGTTCGTCATCGGCGAAGAGCCGATCCGTGACCCGTGTGATGCTGTCCCTGAGATTGGTGAGCAGACCCATCCTGGCCTCCATCCCCCTCCGTTCGTGTGGAGGGCGTTATCAGCCCAAACCATCCGCGATACTTAAGCACTACGTCAGACGGGTTACGTTAGGCCTTCTCGCTGCCGTCTCACGGTTTTCGACTAGAAACGATGGGAGGCGTTACTGTGAAATAACGG harbors:
- a CDS encoding ABC transporter permease yields the protein MNPLDRLWGLFPAMLMARRNVSRARTRSILAVAAIVIGVVAIGAIGAGGVAFKESQLDTLGTIGADVQVFAGEDNENGYLTESDVGTIDRVSGTAEIVPLRQENAEVLDDGAAAGSATLYGVDDPGGLYEVREGSIPANWRNGLLVGSTLADRYDLRPGSKVTLRRTSVEDGQVQTTTESYRVKAILAQEGQAAIANPNDAFVLPPSEFDGDRYAQVIVRSEDATVANETAMSIKRTFNGRRQIVGVFERGDVAEQIDEAFRLINLFLVGIGAISLVVAGVSIANVMLMAAIERREEIGVLRAVGYEKSDIVRIMLAEAALLGIGGSLLGGALALGVVAIINDALLGAAFGFSWEGLQYVVGGMAFGIIASILAGIYPAWAAARKRPVEALRG
- a CDS encoding ABC transporter ATP-binding protein; the encoded protein is MSGRRFRTDGGEQPFGEAVGEAAAAGDADTDANADTPTAAVDPVIQGRDVVKEYVTGGETVRALRGIDFRVDPGEFVAIVGPSGSGKSTLLNMLGLLDVPTSGVVELDGVDVETFDDAERTRRRKKTIGFVFQSFHLIPTLTAVENVEVPRLLDRTPKRTRETAADLLDRMGLGDRLDHYPDELSGGQKQRVAIARSLVNEPRLLLADEPTGNLDRETGDQILAEFDAITDEGVAVVTVTHDDYVAQFADRVVNLIDGTVREDAEAVTG
- a CDS encoding IMP cyclohydrolase, giving the protein MYIGRFVVVGPKVGAYRVSSRSFPNRQVTRRGDDTLTVVPTADAEETDNPYVSYNCARTAGEGVVVGNGSHVDPIAEKYDRGYPARDALVEALHAMDYEKDDYDTPRVAGVVEEDAGYIGIVRRDALVVREVDEPHIVATYEEDDPRAFEFEPRTAVAAARTVYGLDYEHAVCAAGVHVGEEAVSFGIENGEE
- a CDS encoding metallophosphoesterase family protein, whose amino-acid sequence is MRLGVVSDVHGNRIALDAVLDDMPPVDGLVCAGDVVGYNPWPAACLERVRDCGVPTVMGNHDRAVATGTAFRFNQMASAGVEYARERLDDDAIEWLASLPDRRTVADGRVAVVHGHPADPDRYTYPDDFSGDLLDVAADRLGVDAGELDALILGHTHVQGYEVFPEGVVCNPGSVGQPRDGDPRAAYAVLDVAERTVEQRRVEYDIDAVADAVEEAGLPERIGSRLYDGK
- a CDS encoding DUF2391 family protein, translating into MVGRSRRFALADTAQQIVGGFLLAGPFVVTDEVWGLAVGMEWYQAVTTAVIVFLVGYGALYKADDDRDPDREAEVGGIPLRFVSLIAVSYLSVLILALSFDAPATLIPNHVEGPISFRDQVYITLKAMSVGAVFSVIGAATADSIY
- a CDS encoding aspartate kinase, whose amino-acid sequence is MRVVAKFGGTSLGSGERVERAADSIAAAVDAGHEIAVVASAMGSTTDDLLDEITFDVDDKDRAEIVSMGERTSVRMLKAALAARGVNALFLEPGREDWPVVANEAGEVNVEATKERAAALAAEMDNTVPVITGFLAETLDGEVTTLGRGGSDTTAVMLGKYMDADEVVIVTDVEGVMTGDPHVVEGARNVASITVDELRNLSFRGAEVIAPSALVYKDEGLNVRVVHYQHGDLLGGGTRIEGSFENLIDMREDPLACITVAGRAIRNRPGILADLSQSLRGESINIDAVASGMDSVTFYVDVDISERAEAALHDEVVVGDGSLSSVSVEGDYAVVRVMGGELPNRPGVISDIVGPIADAGINVHDIITSATSVAIFVSWDDREEVLKIVQDEF
- a CDS encoding DUF7090 family protein — translated: MDYTLAVGDTETTIPGGTGVLLLHPSIGETDRIDTDFLKADTDNFLVVSTRTTAREVEQKLEHYDVDESRAEILDTISVERGYSRRSADHFHYVSSPDDLDGVVSQIESFLGSHAGKRRVSIDSLTELAYYADVDGVYDATIEILDLLDEHEAVGLFHLSHEVHDAAVLERFRDLFDVVIDLTDDGEVTVELPEE
- a CDS encoding DUF7089 family protein, which produces MAGFERRSLGSSVDAAREAYASDCVVLDAAADFETLPPEAAEELGLVVDSLDPAAYPTEWLPENAPAQLRRYAGSDFTIGMPGDGTVVWTRQTVPPTVLVKKRSEGTPADFLEFLLGEAFVELSLDVPEHFLPFFGESYRELDAATPLGPNETYQLAAALFDAWVGLQTREVFRDWEADHPDLYAAWVDAGERLTGRLDGLSGEVARGDLSFTAATEYACAAVKHDLHLPAPFSALDTGAYRDHGPDYAVRWAAKTFEKLAE
- a CDS encoding MATE family efflux transporter — protein: MLSSLRERAQAALSVFPSLLASLGLLDQKKGEEAFDLAVPVMVTGGLRTLLRVADFLMVGTYAGGAAIAALEFGFQYYFIPFGLALALTSGTISVVSRLQGADDPAEANFAIKQSLWIALALAIPITVFTHLYSEALVGVLTNDPRTIELGGAYLRVVMYSVAFRFWSMIAARALAGSGDTRTPMYVRLLTLPTNVGLNAALIFGLGPFPELGVVGAAWGTFAATTLAGVVFAWALLSGRYSVRLPIRGKQWDTDIARELVRVSLPLAGTRLSRTFGRFPFLFILGVLGTDVVAAYAIGRRVMLLALMPAWGYSTAASTLVGQALGAGEEEEADEYGWQALRLALATQLLIGAVIVVAARPLAAAFGSESLDLTVTFIRVFGLGVAGFAVARTMRGGLRGAGDTRWPLYGGLLGTYAVRLPLAVLALPAGYAVTVLSGPLASTLGLESVTVSLPGMGLGLVAVYAAIVADLYARAVVNLARYYSDAWKRVARESDVGAAADAD
- a CDS encoding OapC/ArvC family zinc-ribbon domain-containing protein; translated protein: MPHQCTNCGQTFGDGSKEMLSGCPGCGGNKFQYRPADAVDDADVTSEADATPETSATPEVDAPSRGTAADADTTPSTQTKSTQATTATDAGDAGTGPAPTHPSADAEDGAQASARTDVVSEEELAAAAESDATEPTAADAAVAESSVESDGSETVDPNLDALRQKLNDQFESIRIVSPGQYELNLMELYDREEYIISLREDGRYVIEMPEGWDDR
- a CDS encoding DUF2073 domain-containing protein, giving the protein MPEATTPDDADDGVRLDLISGARMEGLTSMEKIRLILDSVRDGDIVVLEAGLSPEEESKLIEVTMTEISPDDFSGIEIETYPSTHQPNQGLMGRLLGKEEPANKLTVIGPANQIETLHKDEDLISALVSRR
- a CDS encoding Era-like GTP-binding protein gives rise to the protein MGLLTNLRDSITRVTDRLFADDEPKRIGIYGPPNAGKTTLANRIARDWTGDAVGPESHIPHETRRARRKENVTIERNGKTVTIDIVDTPGVTTKVDYKEFLDHDMEKDDAVKRSREATEGVAEAMHWLREDVDGVIYVLDSSTDPFTQVNTMLIGIIESQDLPVLIFANKTDLDDSDVKRIADAFPQHETVPLSALEGNNMEEVYEKIAEYFG